Below is a window of Plasmodium gaboni strain SY75 chromosome 6, whole genome shotgun sequence DNA.
TACTTTGTAAAACATGTaggaaaatatataaaaaaggacattttcttttaaaatgaattataatatttataaattttttatgtaatatataatattttattttgaaatTGAATTCTATGATATAATTGAAAAGAAGGAAAAGAAGAAACATTGTCCCTTAATATATTCAGGCAAATAATATGTaacatatatgtaataatatatatttatttatttaatatataagtaaaaaaaagaaattataatagaaaaatattgttataaaatctataattttcttttaatttgtaaatatatcttaaaatgtaatttacataaaaagaaacaaaaattaatataatattatacaatatattatattatacgataaataaatgtatataaaaaaaaaaaaaaaaaaaaaaaaaaaaaaaaaaaaaaaaaaaaaaaaaaaaaaaaaaaaaaaaaaaaaaaaaaaaaaaaaaaaaaaaaaaaaaaaaaaaaaaatcattatataacataaacTAAATgtacaatattatatatatatatatatataataacaattattaattagcataatttaaataaaaaaaaaaaaaaatgtcCAACAATATTGATGATTTATTTGACGTTtttgaagaaaatgaaatacAAGAAAGTATTTCAATAAAAGATCAAGATGAAGAAGaacaacaacaaaaaaaacatatcGAACAAAATGACAACGAAATTATAACTTCaattaataatagtaaaaatgaagaagaagaagaagaagaagaagaagaagaagaagaagaacaacaacaacaacaaaccaaaacatatataaataaacaaaataatgaCATTAACaatatagataaatatgatataaataaagataatgtaggaaattataaaaacGAAAAGGCATAcaaagatataaatattgaaaattataaaattaatgtagaatatttaattaagaataaaaaagcggaagaaaatataaaaaaacaaatacaagaagaaatatatagtgatatacaaaattttgataaaacaaataaaaatgtaaacAAAATAAGGAAATTATCCCAtcaagaaaataataatataaataataatcatattaacgaaaaaaatattaataataatattaatggAGATAATTTAACTGGGGAACCATACCCGAACGATGATAGTTCCACtcaagaaaataataaaataacaaataaattaatagTAGAAGAAACCATAATTGAAAATAGTAAGactataaataatgatgatgtTCTAGTATTAGAAGAATTTGGAGGAGATGTAAATTGTATTCATAAATGTGTTAGACCTCAAAGTTATGTACACAATGAAATTAAAGAACCTATAATTCCAGCAAGGACATATAAATTTGAATTAGATActtttcaaaaaaaatctaTAGAATGTTTAGAAAGAAATGAAAGTGTATTAGTATCAGCTCATACCTCAGCAGGAAAAACCGTAATAGCAGAGTATGCCATTGCTTTAGGACTTCGAGATAAACAAAGAGTTATTTATACTAGTCCAATTAAAGCCTTAAGTaatcaaaaatatagaGATTTAGGTGAAGAATTTAAAGATGTTGGACTAATAACAGGAGATATTTCTATTAATCCTGAAGCTTCAATTATTGTTATGACAACCGAAATTTTAAGATCAATGTTATATCGTGGTTCCTCATTAACAAAAGAAGTTAAATGGGTTATATTTGATGAAATACATTATATGAGAGATAGAGATAGAGGTGTTATCTGGGAAGAGACTATTATTCTTTTACCTTTAATGGTTAgattcatttttttaagtgCAACCATACCTAATGGTATTCAATTTGCTGAATGGGTGAGTAGTATTAAAAGTCAAGCTTGTCATATTGTTTATACAGATTATCGACCTACACCATTAcaacattatatatatccaaCATCTAGTGAAAGtgtatttttaatatgtgatgaaaataaagattttaaaaaagataacTTTATAAAAGCTGTCAATGtaattaaagaaaaaatgaacacATCAGAAGATAATCATCATCAacaacatataaataaatatacaaaaaaaatgagaaaaaCAACATAtgatatagaaaaaattgTTCAAATGTGTCATTCTAGAAATTATACACCTTTAATTATTTTTGCATTTTCTAAAAAAGAATGTGAAGTTAATGCGACAGCTATGCATAAAATTGATTTAACCAGTGTTACGGAAAAAGAAgttataaaagaattatatgCAAATGCTATACGCATATTAGCAGATGATGATAGAACACTTCCACAAGTTCAATTTATTTTACCTTTACTTTTAAGAGGTATAGGTATACATCATGGTGGATTATTACCTATAATTAAAGAAATCATAGAAATAATGTTTCAAGaatcattattaaaagtCTTATTTAGTACTGAAACATTTTCTATGGGTATTAATATGCCAGCAAAAACAGTTGTATTTACATCATTAACAAAATTTGATGGATTAGAAAAAAGATTAATAACATCAGGAGAATATATTCAAATGGCAGGAAGAGCAGGAAGAAGAGGATTAGATGATAGAGgtattgttattattatgttaGATACACCTTTACATTGGAGAGAGGCACATAAATTATTTGTTGGAGAAGCTAATAGATTAGTTAGTCAGTTCCATCTAGGTTATAATATGATCTTAAATTTATTAAGAATTGAAGGTATTACACCTGAATTCATGATTGAAAGATCTTTTATACAATatcaaatgaaaaaaaacCTTTCTCAAAAAATACTAgccaaaaaaaaagtagaagaacatattaaacaaattttta
It encodes the following:
- a CDS encoding putative ATP-dependent RNA helicase codes for the protein MSNNIDDLFDVFEENEIQESISIKDQDEEEQQQKKHIEQNDNEIITSINNSKNEEEEEEEEEEEEEEQQQQQTKTYINKQNNDINNIDKYDINKDNVGNYKNEKAYKDINIENYKINVEYLIKNKKAEENIKKQIQEEIYSDIQNFDKTNKNVNKIRKLSHQENNNINNNHINEKNINNNINGDNLTGEPYPNDDSSTQENNKITNKLIVEETIIENSKTINNDDVLVLEEFGGDVNCIHKCVRPQSYVHNEIKEPIIPARTYKFELDTFQKKSIECLERNESVLVSAHTSAGKTVIAEYAIALGLRDKQRVIYTSPIKALSNQKYRDLGEEFKDVGLITGDISINPEASIIVMTTEILRSMLYRGSSLTKEVKWVIFDEIHYMRDRDRGVIWEETIILLPLMVRFIFLSATIPNGIQFAEWVSSIKSQACHIVYTDYRPTPLQHYIYPTSSESVFLICDENKDFKKDNFIKAVNVIKEKMNTSEDNHHQQHINKYTKKMRKTTYDIEKIVQMCHSRNYTPLIIFAFSKKECEVNATAMHKIDLTSVTEKEVIKELYANAIRILADDDRTLPQVQFILPLLLRGIGIHHGGLLPIIKEIIEIMFQESLLKVLFSTETFSMGINMPAKTVVFTSLTKFDGLEKRLITSGEYIQMAGRAGRRGLDDRGIVIIMLDTPLHWREAHKLFVGEANRLVSQFHLGYNMILNLLRIEGITPEFMIERSFIQYQMKKNLSQKILAKKKVEEHIKQIFNHLTNIYLDESNNEITKDDLLTKIMFNNYEQIKNDQNLDTSSKLKIKENSSNNEVILNGNNHKEIKEEFKEEYTNYSTYNTQQYNENVINKELINYNTIFSCISNFYTMKQKLIEIGETYRSILTMKNHITPYLSLGRLLYIIQDDLRWGWCICLEGQIIEHKKANDNQKNKHNNNNNNNNNNNNNNKERNKNSDDHNNLKQVKSEQETLFVECLVPCNHNRKRKLTINDEDDDDHNNVNNNNNNNNNNNYYYGEDNMNKKYFDDKEHEPAFDRLKARWKVISFNIKCVYQLSAVVLSIDKPFDKKNEEQIENIKTKYNTMVTCLKGEKNIPVINPHQMGIKNENFISVVKNLKFHENIINKNKLLNNKNLNKYYQVYSKYVALQFEKNVLETNIEKCRFIVLKKELKNMLVLLESLNYIEVSYNLENLKDENDIKTIENSITEHIKNERIMNIKNGTSKNNNEEKNYVVTMKGQIASAILSVDELVISELFFSNFFSKYNYDYICAFLSCFVYDESTSKEITINDPILVEGYQQIIKTANHVATKMNECGMNINLKDYIDKFKSAIMPIALLWARGHSFVEILTDSQIYEGSIIRTLRRLDELIRQMICAFRGINNDNMCETLTLATNKLRRGIPFSPSLYL